The Azotosporobacter soli genome segment TCCAGGTACCCGCTGCCGTCGTATTTTTCATGATGATAGCAAACAATTTCCTTCGCCGCATTCAGCCACGAAGATCGTTTAATGATATCAACGCCGTGCTGGGTATGCGTCTTCATCACGCTGAATTCTTCCTCGCTTAGTTTTCCGTTTTTCAGTAAGATCGTATCGCTGATGGCAATTTTACCAACATCATGCAAAAAAGCGCCTTTGATCCATTCAATGACCTGACTGGCCGGAACCTGCAATCTTTCCGCCAGATAAATCGCATAGATCGTAACCCGGTAATTATGGGCATGCGTGTCGCTGTCCCTTTTGGCAATCGCACCGCCCAGAACATCGAGCACTTCCAGATTGGCTCGCAGCAAGCCTCTGGAGTACTGAATCAAGTCGCGGTTTAAAGCCAGAAAAATCGGATACATCGCCAATGTCGTTCCCAGTACGATCATCACGACCAGGAACAACGACCAGACGACCTGCTTTTTGATTTTGCCGACCACTGCTTCATCTACGTGATACACGCCTTCAAAATGACCGACATACTCTCCGCCGTGATTGATCAACGGGACAAACACTTGCAAAAATAGGCCTTCCGGAATTTGTTGCTTTTCATACCAGATGTTGCGGCTGACCGTTGCAGCATGTCCTTTTTCCTTCAGGCGCTCCTCGATGGACTGGCTGCCGGGTCTGACTGCCTCAAGATATTTGTTTCCCTCCTGGTCATATAACTCGGCAATCAAAAAATTCCGCTGCGTCATTTCCGTCATTTTTTCGTGCAGCAGCGCTTTGACTTGCTGTTGCAATGTTCCTTCGTGAATTGAACTTTCAACAAGTTTTTCCGATTCGGCTAATGCCAGCGATACGACCCATTCATCGATCTGTTCCATCTCCAAATAATATACGACGCTGCCAATGATGCTCGATAGGATCAGCCAAGCGGCAAACAAATTTTTAAGCAGTTTCCGTTGATGTTTCCGCTGCATATAAACGCCTGCCTTTCATTTTTCGACGGCCCCTTGCTCTAGCTTTTACGCAACAACGCGATCTTCCGGTACAGCTCGACCTCCGCCGCACTCTGCCTGGCAGGCAGGTCAATCCGAATCGTAAGCAACAGGTTCCCCAGCCGCCCGTCTTTTCCTTTGAAGCCGCGCTCTTTCAGACGCAGGACTTGTCCGGCATGCGTTGCGGCATTAATTTTCACCTGCACCGTTCCGTCCGGCGTCGGTAAGGAAATTGCATCGCCGAGTACCGCCTGTTCCGGGTGAATCGTAAGCTCGCCTGTCAAATCGAGTTCGCCCGTGACTTGCCACTTCTCATGCGGCGCAGCCTTGATGTGCAGCAGCAGATCGGCCGCTTGGCCCTGCGGCGATTTTTCCCCCAGCCCTTTTAAGCGCAGCACCGTGCCGGGCGGCGATTTAGGCGGAATGGTAACCGTAACTTTACGCATTGCCGTCCCCGTATCGATTTGAAACTCCTGCTCCGTGCCTCGCATTAAGGCTTCAAGCGGCAATTCAATCTCGGCCTCAATATTACGCGCCGGTCGCGCTTGCCGTTGCCGACGCAACATCTCATGTACGTCATACGGATCTTGCGTTTGGCCGTGCCTTGCCGTACGGCCAAAGGCATCGCCGCCGAAAAAGGCCGCAAAAAAATCGCTAAAACCGTCCATATCTTCCATATGCATCGTTTGGCGCTGCGTTCTCTGGCGTTCATACGCTTGTTGCGCCGCTGCGCCATTTTGCCAATCGCGACCGAGGCGATCGTATTCGGCTCGTTTGGCCTTGTCGCTCAGCACTTCATGCGCTTCATTGATCTGCTTGAATTTTTCATCAATTTTTTTCTTGTCCGGCCCTTTGTACAGATCGGGATGATACTGCTTTGCCAGTTTGCGGTATGCCGTCTTTATTTCCTTGTCACTGGCCGTCTTCGCAACGCCGAGCACGGCATAATAATCGATGAATTCCATTCCCATCACCTGCCGCATCTTTTTCCATATATAGGGTTTCTCCTTGCGTAAGCTAAAACCCTTTTGCCGCGTTCCTTTATCTTGCAGGAGTCTGCTAAAATAACGCGAATTTAAGTTGCGAGGTGAACTTATGCCATGGCACAGACTAAAATTCTGATTGTCGATGATGACGTTGACATCAGTGAAATTATCCATACGTATCTGACGAAATACGATTTTTCCTGCCAGCAGGCGTATGATGCTGCGCAGGCGTTGCGTCTGGCACGGGAATATTGTCCGGATCTTTTGATCCTCGATGTGCAGTTGCCCGGCGCAAGCGGCATTGACGTTTGCCGCCAATTGCGCCAGGAAACAGACGCGCCGATTCTGTTTCTCAGTTGTTTAGGCGAAGAGCAGGACAAAATTTCCGGCCTCGAAGCCGGCGGCGACGATTATATCGCCAAACCGTTCAGTTTGGGCGAATTGCTGGCTCGCGTAAAAGCCGCGCTCCGACGCAGCGGTCTGCCGGAAACGGCGACCGCCGTACGCAAGCACATCCTCTCTTTTCCCGGCTTGACGATCGATCTCGTCAATTCACAGGCCGTCGTCGATGAAACAATTATTGATCTGCCGCCGATGGAGTTTCAGCTTTTGTCGCGCCTGGCGCGCAACCCGGGCTGGACCTACAGCAATGAGCAGTTATTCTCGCTCGTTTGGGGCAGCGAAAGCATCGACACGCGAACGGTCGCGGTTCATATTAACCGTCTCCGCAAAAAGCTGGAGCAAAACGCAGCCAAACGCGAATATATTCTTACGGTCTGGGGCAAAGGTTATAAATTCAACGATCAATTGTAAAAATAGAGGGCTGACATTTTCAAAAAATGTCAGCCCTCTATTTTTACTGCATTGCTTTCTTAAATACATAGCCGCAATTGTTGCAGCGTAAACGCGTCGCATCATATTCCGTAACATCAATCGCGCCGCATTTTGGACATTCGATCGCCGTCTGGCTGATACCGCTCCAGGCGATTGCAGGTTCCCATATCGTAACGCTGCCCAACAGCAGCCATGCGAGCAGCATAGATGTTACGCAATATTTCAGTTTCATCCTTCGCGTCCCCTTTCGCCTGACCATCTGCCGTTTGTTACAGTATAGTCGAATTTGGATGACGCGATTTTAAACAAATTTTAAACTTTTTCAATTTGACTGCAAGGCAGCGTAATGCAAATCGTACAGCCTTTTTCAACACCCGTGTCTACCCATATCTCACCCTGATGCGCCATAATAATTTCTTTTGTAATCGCCAGTCCCAAGCCGCTGTGCTCAGCCGGATTCGTTCGCGCTTCATTGCCCCGATAAAAACGCTCAAAAATATTTTCGACATGCTCAGGCAAAATTCCCACTCCGGTGTCGGCGACTTTTAACAGCACCCGGTCCTGTGCCGCCAAAGCAGCGCTGATTTCGATTTGCCCGCCTGCGTCGGTATGGGCTGTCGCATTGGAAATCAAATTAAGAAAAGCCTGTTCCAAACGTTCCGCATCGCCGCTCACTTGACAACCCTGCGGCAGATCGACTTTGCATGTCAGAACGACTCCGGCATGCTCGACGTCAAATACATGATTTTGAAAAATTGTCTCCACCAGTTCTGCCAGGGCAATCGGCTTCATTTCAAAACGCCCTTGTTGGGCTTCCATTTTGCTCAACTCGAACAGCTCCTGAATCAATCGATTCAGCCCCAGCATTTTAGTATGGATGCGCTGCAGATAACTGCGCTGCGTGGCAGGCGATTCAATGATGCCTTCCAGTAACAGTTCCGCATGCCCAAGCACTGACGTGACCGGCGTGCGCAAATCATGCGAAATATTGGCCAATAAGCGGCGGCGTGCCGTTTCCATCTTCTGCAGTTGCTCGGTACGGCGTTCGACCATTTTTTCCAGCCCCAGCGAATATTCCTCAACCTCATGCTGCAGACGGAAAAAACGGTTAGCTAATTCCCAAATGCTGATCAGGACAAATACCATCAACCCCCACATCGAAGGGTTGGGCGGTAGTTTAAGATCGGCAGCCACAACTTCCATAATTCCGCTAAACATGGCGATGCACGCAGCAAAAATAATGACGCGTCCTTCTTTTTGCCCCTGCATTAATTTATAAGTCAGATAAACCATACCGATGCAGCTGGTAAAAAGCTGCAATGCCTTATTGAACATATTCTCCGCGAATCGCCAAAACTGGACATCATGATACGCCAGCAGCAGCAGGCTCATGAAAACGGCGCAAAAAAGCGTCGCATTGCTATAGGCTTCAAACAGCTTTTCGCTCCTGCTTTCTTTTGACCGATCCGGATTGCGAAACCGCTCATAAGCAAAACGAGTAAATGCCGGTACGATAAAAAATGAGGCGATATGAAAGAGAACTACGTCCCACGGCCCTTCGATGCCGACGATATAACGCCACTGCGTCGTATAGTATGTATAGACACCAATACTGATGCATCCGAGACCAAAATATAACTGATCCTTTTCGCGTTTCTGTTTTAAATAAAACGCCAACGCAGCCATACCGATTAAAAAGTAAATGCCGCTAAAAACAAGCGCCGTATCTTCACTGCGAATCAATTCCTTTATCAAAGAAACATAATCGCCGATGCATACCGGATCGTTATAAATGCCGCCTAAATCATAAAAGCCCGCTTGTACCCTGACCGCAATCAGATTATAACCGCCAAAATGCAGTCTGCTATCCGGCAACTGATAAATTCGTATCTTTTGATGATTTAAGGACATCGTCTCGACAATGCCGCTGCGGCCAATCGAATAGCCATTGATAAACACTTCCTCAGCCGTTGCAATCTTGCCGAGGCGCAGCGCCAAATTATAGAGCGGTTTATCCGCCGGCAGGTAAATCCATTTTCGATACCACACTGTCCGTAGGTTTGGCAGACTATCCGCTAAATTAGACGGCACTTCCGTCGTTTGCCAGGCGGAATCATCATAGTTCGTATCTTTGTATTCCGCCTGATCTTCCTGGCTAATTTTCCAATCCCCTCTTAAGATTGTCCGACTGTAATCGGTTACCCTCTCAGCCTCGGGATGTTCTTGCCCCTGCGCGTCGCAAACTGCGCCGCCGAGCCCAACGAAGAACAGGCAAAGTAAGATGAAAAAGGTTCGGCTATGCTTCAAGCGCACATGCAATCGCCTTCACCTGCCGTTCGCGCAGCCATACGCCGATTTCTCGTCCGCGCAGTTGCGGCGGCAGAACCTCCGCACGCACGGCCTGCTGCATCACCGCTTTCAGTCCTGCAAGTTCCGGTATCGAAAGCGCGCCAGCCTTTGCAATACAATCAAAATCAGCCGCCTCGATTGCACCTCGTCCTAATCGGATAAGCGCTGTCACAATGGTTTCCGCGTCCGGCTGCGCCAACAGCTTCGCCAATTGTCCGACAGTTATAGCGCCTTCCAGCCAATCCCCCGGCAGCGTCATCCGCTTATTCCATTTTTCCAGCTCCTCTTGCGGCAACGTCAGGCCAAAGCTGGCAAAACGCACCTTTAGTGATGAAGTCTGCGTCGCCGTCGCGTCGAGCAGCTGTAAGGCACGCTCCCGTTCGCCCCTGCCTAATGCCGCTAATTCGCCAAACGTGACCGGCAACAAATGCGCCTCATCCAACACGCGAAAAAAACGCGCCGGCTCTGCCGCCTCGCTCAACGCCTTTGTCAGTTCTGCCAGCATCCGTTCCACCGGTTCATCTTTCAATTCCTCTGCTACCGTCGCTGCCAGTGCAAGCGTCCTCGGCTCCACCGTAAAGCCGAGCCGCGCCGCCTGACCTGCCAGACGCAGCGCACGAATCGGGTCTTCGGAAAAATGTTCACTCGTTGCGCGCAGGATTCCCCGTTCGATGTCCTCCCGACCGCCGTATGGATCAATGATTGCGCCGCTCAAACAATCCATCGCCATCGAGTTGATCGTCGTATCACGTCGAAATAAGTCCTCTTCAATCGTGACCTTCGGTTTCGAGGATACTTTAAAGCCCAAATAACCCGGGCCTACTTTACGTTCTGTGCGGGCAAACGCAACTTCACATTTGACGCCGTCAACGGTCAATAAAAAAACCGGAAACGATTTACCGCATTCCTTGGCTTCAGGAAATAATTCTTTAAAATTCTTCTTTACCATCCCGGTCACGCAAAAGTCAATATCCTTAGCCGGTAAGCCGCGCAGCGCATCGCGTACACAGCCGCCAACCCGGTATAAACGTCCTCCCTGCGCCGCAACGGTCTCTGCCAACGTCCGTTCACTCAGTTCCAGCGTGTCTCCCATTCCTGCCACCTACTTCTTTCCCATTCATCATTTGTCTATTGTATTATATTCCCGCAAAAAAAAGAACATCCTACAGCATAAATCGCCGCCGGACATCCCTCCTTCTTTCGCTCATTACTCTTTAATGAAGCCTCTGTATCGCACCTGCCGCAAAGATACGCTTCGCACCGGATAAATTTCCTCTTCGTTTTTAGTATAGCAAACGCTGTCGCTTTTGTTTTTAAACAATCGTTAAACTTTTACGCCATAGTCCCTTGCCTATTTAACATTGCCGCGCAATGCGATATACTTAAGATAATTATACATTTTCTCCCATTTTTATTTTAAGGAGGAAAACTTATGCGTAAATTATTTCTCTTGCTCACATCGCTCAGTTTGCTTCTTCTCTTTGCCGGTTGCGGTGGCGACGCAAAGAAAGCGGAGCCGACTTCCGCCGCGCCTGTTGCCAAAGAAGAAAGTCTGGATTCGATCTTTCAAAAATTTAAAGCGGTCAAAGGCTGGAGTTATGACATGACGACCACCATCAACGGCAAAAAAATGATGGACGCTTCGGTCTGGTTTGCCCCAGACAAGCTTCGCATGGAATTCAGCGTCGAAGGGAAAAAAATGGTTACCATTCAAGACGGTGAATTCACGTATATGTACGATCCTGGCGAAAAGACCGCGATGAAGATTTCCAAGCAATCTGCGTTGGCCGGTCAAAAAACAAAAATAGACAAACCGGATAAATTCCAGCAAATTCCTGTCCCTGATTGGAAGGTACTTGAAACGGTAACCTATGACGACGTTCTCTGCCGTGTCCTCGAATTCACCGATGCCTCTAGCGGCGATAAAATGAAAATGTGGCTGCGCGTCGATTATGGCGCTCCGCTACGCATGGAACTGACGCCTAAATCAGGCAATGAAGCGATCGTTCAGGAATACAAAAACATGAAGTTCGATCCGATTCCAGCCGATAAATTTCAATTGCCGAGCGGCGTCGAAGTCATGAGTTTTTAACGTCAGGCGCAGCTTGTATTCTTGGCAAAAAAGACTGCATCCGCACGGCGCAGTGGTAAGCGCGTGCGGATGCAGTCTCTTTTTTTCAACATCAATTGGCGATTTTCTCTGCCCACTCCGGCAACACGGCTTTAGGACTCCGATCCAGACTGACGATACCAATCGCCAAGACTAGAAAAGCCGCCAGATAAGGCGCTGCCGGAGTGATATTTTCCGCCATGATCCCCGCCGTCACCGGCGCCAAGCCTGCTCCCAGCCAACGGACAAAATTATAGGCGCTGGAAGTAATATTGCGAGGATAAGGCGACAACTCCATCGTGTATGTCGTGAACAAGGAATTGCTCACGCCGCAGAACAAGCCTGATGCGATGATCAACGCCAATTGCAGCGCTTTGTCCTGACTAAAGTAAATGCCGCTGACGCTCAATGCGAATAAGAGCAAGGCTCCGCTAATGATCTGCACTGAGGAAAACTTACGTTCCAGCATATGCGACAGTTTCGCAGAGCCGGCTGCCAGCATCATCCCCCAGCCAAAGAACACCCAGCCCAGTTCCATTGCCGACAGTTGCAGAAAAAGCGGCGAATACGCCAAGACAGTAAAAAATGCATAATAGTAAAGCATGGAAACAAGCGCCACACGCAAGAAAGGACGGTAGCGTAGCAAAACCAGCAAATCCTTGCTGCCATGCGAAGTCGCTGCAGATTTCTTTTCTTGCACAGGAGGCTTTACGAAACGCCAAACGCACAGACAGGCTAAGGCTGCCAAGAGGCTGGTCGCTGCAAACGGATAGCGCCAGCTTGCTTCGCCCAATACGCCGCCCAAGAGCGGGCCCACCGCCATGCCAAGACCGACCGCCGCTTCAAATAAACCGATCGCTTCCGTGACAGAACGTGAAAAGCGGATCATGATTGTCATTGCACAGGCGAAAAACATCGCGTTGCCCAACCCCCACGCAGCGCGAAACCAAGACAGCTCGACGATTGAATGGGCTAAGGCGCAAAAAAGGCTGGCCAGACAAACCACAAACAAGCCGCTGGTCAGCACCGGCTTTTCCCCGAAACGATTGGCGGCAATGCCCGCGGGCAGCATCATGAATGCCATCGTAAAGATGTATGCGGTAAACAGCATTTCCACTTCCCAGTGGCGCGCCCCAATCTGTTTCGCTATGATCGGCAGCAACGGGTCGACGACGCCGATGCCCAT includes the following:
- a CDS encoding MFS transporter, which gives rise to MEPYSKKSLYVMAAATFLAFMGIGVVDPLLPIIAKQIGARHWEVEMLFTAYIFTMAFMMLPAGIAANRFGEKPVLTSGLFVVCLASLFCALAHSIVELSWFRAAWGLGNAMFFACAMTIMIRFSRSVTEAIGLFEAAVGLGMAVGPLLGGVLGEASWRYPFAATSLLAALACLCVWRFVKPPVQEKKSAATSHGSKDLLVLLRYRPFLRVALVSMLYYYAFFTVLAYSPLFLQLSAMELGWVFFGWGMMLAAGSAKLSHMLERKFSSVQIISGALLLFALSVSGIYFSQDKALQLALIIASGLFCGVSNSLFTTYTMELSPYPRNITSSAYNFVRWLGAGLAPVTAGIMAENITPAAPYLAAFLVLAIGIVSLDRSPKAVLPEWAEKIAN
- a CDS encoding polynucleotide adenylyltransferase, which codes for MGDTLELSERTLAETVAAQGGRLYRVGGCVRDALRGLPAKDIDFCVTGMVKKNFKELFPEAKECGKSFPVFLLTVDGVKCEVAFARTERKVGPGYLGFKVSSKPKVTIEEDLFRRDTTINSMAMDCLSGAIIDPYGGREDIERGILRATSEHFSEDPIRALRLAGQAARLGFTVEPRTLALAATVAEELKDEPVERMLAELTKALSEAAEPARFFRVLDEAHLLPVTFGELAALGRGERERALQLLDATATQTSSLKVRFASFGLTLPQEELEKWNKRMTLPGDWLEGAITVGQLAKLLAQPDAETIVTALIRLGRGAIEAADFDCIAKAGALSIPELAGLKAVMQQAVRAEVLPPQLRGREIGVWLRERQVKAIACALEA
- a CDS encoding response regulator transcription factor, with protein sequence MAQTKILIVDDDVDISEIIHTYLTKYDFSCQQAYDAAQALRLAREYCPDLLILDVQLPGASGIDVCRQLRQETDAPILFLSCLGEEQDKISGLEAGGDDYIAKPFSLGELLARVKAALRRSGLPETATAVRKHILSFPGLTIDLVNSQAVVDETIIDLPPMEFQLLSRLARNPGWTYSNEQLFSLVWGSESIDTRTVAVHINRLRKKLEQNAAKREYILTVWGKGYKFNDQL
- a CDS encoding J domain-containing protein, with amino-acid sequence MEFIDYYAVLGVAKTASDKEIKTAYRKLAKQYHPDLYKGPDKKKIDEKFKQINEAHEVLSDKAKRAEYDRLGRDWQNGAAAQQAYERQRTQRQTMHMEDMDGFSDFFAAFFGGDAFGRTARHGQTQDPYDVHEMLRRQRQARPARNIEAEIELPLEALMRGTEQEFQIDTGTAMRKVTVTIPPKSPPGTVLRLKGLGEKSPQGQAADLLLHIKAAPHEKWQVTGELDLTGELTIHPEQAVLGDAISLPTPDGTVQVKINAATHAGQVLRLKERGFKGKDGRLGNLLLTIRIDLPARQSAAEVELYRKIALLRKS
- a CDS encoding HD-GYP domain-containing protein, yielding MQRKHQRKLLKNLFAAWLILSSIIGSVVYYLEMEQIDEWVVSLALAESEKLVESSIHEGTLQQQVKALLHEKMTEMTQRNFLIAELYDQEGNKYLEAVRPGSQSIEERLKEKGHAATVSRNIWYEKQQIPEGLFLQVFVPLINHGGEYVGHFEGVYHVDEAVVGKIKKQVVWSLFLVVMIVLGTTLAMYPIFLALNRDLIQYSRGLLRANLEVLDVLGGAIAKRDSDTHAHNYRVTIYAIYLAERLQVPASQVIEWIKGAFLHDVGKIAISDTILLKNGKLSEEEFSVMKTHTQHGVDIIKRSSWLNAAKEIVCYHHEKYDGSGYLDGLRGDDIPLGARVFAIVDVFDALTSQRPYKKAFSLEKTLEIMREGEGTHFDPLLLQVFLTIAQELHEKFSAANETELEEELALLIKRYF
- a CDS encoding HAMP domain-containing sensor histidine kinase, with the translated sequence MRLKHSRTFFILLCLFFVGLGGAVCDAQGQEHPEAERVTDYSRTILRGDWKISQEDQAEYKDTNYDDSAWQTTEVPSNLADSLPNLRTVWYRKWIYLPADKPLYNLALRLGKIATAEEVFINGYSIGRSGIVETMSLNHQKIRIYQLPDSRLHFGGYNLIAVRVQAGFYDLGGIYNDPVCIGDYVSLIKELIRSEDTALVFSGIYFLIGMAALAFYLKQKREKDQLYFGLGCISIGVYTYYTTQWRYIVGIEGPWDVVLFHIASFFIVPAFTRFAYERFRNPDRSKESRSEKLFEAYSNATLFCAVFMSLLLLAYHDVQFWRFAENMFNKALQLFTSCIGMVYLTYKLMQGQKEGRVIIFAACIAMFSGIMEVVAADLKLPPNPSMWGLMVFVLISIWELANRFFRLQHEVEEYSLGLEKMVERRTEQLQKMETARRRLLANISHDLRTPVTSVLGHAELLLEGIIESPATQRSYLQRIHTKMLGLNRLIQELFELSKMEAQQGRFEMKPIALAELVETIFQNHVFDVEHAGVVLTCKVDLPQGCQVSGDAERLEQAFLNLISNATAHTDAGGQIEISAALAAQDRVLLKVADTGVGILPEHVENIFERFYRGNEARTNPAEHSGLGLAITKEIIMAHQGEIWVDTGVEKGCTICITLPCSQIEKV